From the genome of Pelobacter propionicus DSM 2379, one region includes:
- a CDS encoding GPMC system transcriptional regulator: MTFDEQLEQIHSKIVTYGKENQGELLYALTEGAYLISGSRRVRIYLEDLPRGVLSCVHATGHLENELREFAFPIFSSETIVSRVFASQYPAEFRLNRGMTVTPDDEFANRFGFYSSYITPLVSLGKSIGVLCIDHETSAERLSGKARSQLSEFAGSMAVRLDEARIYHQQVQLVRRLEEFRAREAASMMVKSAAQLVKKVSLASVLVLNQIDAEEFSLSILASYSDDPQLKNLYDQQGATNLHPGSSLLAQYVDAHGVIVDERLLRPLYIADLTRHTLQKPVLTEAMALRSMYIVPRYAPDSRRVICLVNYFSRDLNRFTGFEMGLLQTHAELVERVISEVGGEHLEIRVLSEISDLLNERAENLQPFLTKVLSKATELIGADTGSIGLIRERDSRKWLVVEDDNGTIIGAKNKEWLKKNIPPFPVGGDDLPVADRSLTGYVAHTKQPKIIGRVDQELQTGGFHRSMSELLKSEIAVPIICDEEVIAVICLNSQHYDYFREEHRRILQIIGSLTARHISDLQRIEGLQSEVNRLTTDVAYKDPHVSSYRLGNIIGNSPTTQAVVEFINTVSLPLFNRITFWSRNIPQEATIGLPSILITGPTGSGKEFFFNNLYNKLNELYRSHINPSGELPVKKTNIASYSGELTYSELFGHKKGAFTGAYNDRRGILEETMGGVVFLDEIGDADPKTQVQLLRFLDNGGFVRLGENTDRFSRVLLVAATNRNLPEEIAQGNFREDLFHRLSELSIRLPSLNERREDISDLSVHFLGKLFRTYRSEAELPDQPPVLSEDAKQELRRHNYQGNIRELRSILLRALFFRTRNTIIGEDIRMAIAGTAAGDISACRPVARDLDKRLAETILERIEAGGDFWTDIYEPFSRSDISRETVRQVIERARAMAGKTMPAVARYLKAVDNTGDAGEVQRRLFKFKNFLYKTVKI, from the coding sequence ATGACGTTCGATGAACAGCTTGAACAGATCCACTCCAAAATCGTCACCTACGGCAAGGAAAACCAGGGGGAGCTGCTCTATGCCCTGACCGAGGGCGCCTATCTCATCTCCGGCAGCAGACGGGTGCGCATCTACCTGGAGGATCTGCCCCGCGGCGTACTCTCCTGCGTGCACGCCACCGGTCACCTGGAGAACGAGCTGCGCGAGTTCGCCTTTCCCATATTCTCTTCCGAGACCATTGTCTCCCGGGTCTTTGCCAGCCAGTATCCCGCTGAATTCAGGCTGAACAGGGGCATGACCGTCACGCCCGACGACGAGTTCGCCAACCGCTTCGGCTTCTACTCCAGCTACATTACCCCCCTCGTCAGCCTGGGCAAGTCAATCGGCGTTCTCTGCATCGATCACGAGACCAGCGCCGAGCGGCTGAGCGGGAAGGCTAGGTCGCAGCTGTCGGAATTCGCCGGTTCCATGGCGGTGCGGCTTGACGAGGCCCGCATCTATCATCAGCAGGTCCAGCTGGTGCGTCGCCTGGAGGAGTTCAGGGCGCGCGAAGCGGCCAGCATGATGGTAAAATCGGCGGCACAACTGGTCAAGAAGGTCTCGCTGGCGTCGGTGCTGGTGCTGAACCAGATTGACGCCGAGGAGTTCTCCCTGAGCATCCTGGCCAGCTATTCCGACGACCCGCAACTCAAAAACCTCTACGATCAGCAGGGGGCAACCAACCTGCACCCCGGCTCATCGCTGCTGGCCCAGTATGTGGATGCCCACGGCGTCATCGTGGACGAACGTCTGCTCCGCCCGCTCTACATCGCCGACCTGACCCGGCACACGCTGCAGAAGCCGGTTCTTACCGAGGCCATGGCGCTGCGCTCCATGTATATCGTACCCCGCTACGCGCCGGACAGCCGGCGGGTCATCTGCCTGGTCAACTATTTCTCCCGCGATCTGAACCGCTTCACCGGCTTCGAGATGGGGCTGCTCCAAACCCATGCCGAGCTGGTGGAACGGGTGATCAGCGAGGTCGGCGGCGAACACCTGGAGATCAGGGTCCTCTCGGAAATATCCGACCTGCTCAACGAACGGGCCGAGAACCTGCAGCCGTTTTTGACCAAGGTGCTTTCCAAGGCAACCGAACTGATCGGTGCCGACACCGGCAGCATCGGCCTGATCAGGGAGCGCGACAGCCGCAAGTGGCTGGTGGTTGAGGACGACAACGGCACCATCATCGGCGCCAAGAACAAGGAATGGCTCAAGAAGAACATCCCCCCCTTTCCGGTGGGAGGTGATGATCTGCCAGTCGCCGACCGCAGCCTGACCGGCTATGTGGCCCACACCAAGCAGCCCAAGATCATCGGCCGGGTGGATCAGGAGCTGCAGACCGGCGGATTCCACCGCTCCATGAGCGAGCTGCTCAAGAGCGAGATCGCCGTCCCGATCATCTGCGACGAGGAGGTGATCGCCGTCATCTGCCTGAATTCGCAGCATTACGATTATTTCCGCGAGGAACACCGCCGCATCCTGCAGATCATAGGCTCCCTCACGGCGCGCCACATTTCCGACCTGCAGCGCATCGAGGGACTGCAGAGCGAGGTCAATCGCCTGACAACCGACGTGGCCTACAAGGACCCGCACGTCTCGTCCTACCGCCTGGGAAACATCATCGGCAACAGCCCCACAACCCAGGCCGTGGTGGAGTTTATCAACACCGTCTCCTTGCCGCTCTTCAACCGGATCACCTTCTGGAGCCGCAACATCCCCCAGGAGGCCACCATCGGCCTTCCCTCGATCCTGATCACCGGACCGACCGGCTCGGGCAAGGAGTTCTTCTTCAACAACCTCTACAACAAGCTGAACGAACTGTACCGCAGCCACATTAATCCCAGCGGCGAACTGCCGGTCAAGAAGACCAATATCGCCTCCTACTCGGGGGAGCTGACCTATTCGGAGCTGTTCGGTCACAAGAAGGGAGCCTTCACCGGCGCCTATAACGACCGGCGCGGGATTCTGGAAGAGACCATGGGGGGGGTCGTCTTTCTGGACGAAATCGGTGATGCCGATCCCAAGACCCAGGTGCAGCTGCTGCGCTTCCTGGACAATGGCGGCTTTGTTCGGCTGGGGGAGAACACCGACCGCTTCAGCCGGGTGCTGCTGGTGGCTGCCACCAACCGCAACCTCCCCGAAGAGATCGCCCAGGGGAACTTCCGCGAAGACCTGTTCCATCGCCTCTCCGAGCTCTCCATCCGGCTTCCGTCACTCAACGAGCGGCGCGAGGATATCTCGGACCTGTCGGTGCACTTCCTGGGGAAACTCTTCCGCACCTACCGCAGTGAAGCTGAACTTCCCGACCAGCCGCCGGTGCTTTCCGAGGATGCCAAGCAGGAACTCAGGCGCCACAACTATCAGGGCAACATACGCGAACTGCGCAGTATCCTGCTGCGTGCGCTCTTCTTCCGCACCCGGAACACCATCATCGGAGAGGACATCCGCATGGCCATCGCCGGCACTGCCGCCGGGGACATCTCCGCTTGCCGCCCCGTTGCGCGGGATCTGGACAAGCGGCTGGCAGAGACCATTCTGGAGCGCATCGAGGCGGGTGGGGATTTCTGGACCGACATCTACGAACCGTTCTCCCGCAGCGACATCTCCCGGGAAACGGTGCGCCAGGTAATCGAACGGGCGCGGGCAATGGCGGGCAAGACCATGCCGGCGGTTGCCCGTTACCTGAAGGCGGTGGATAATACCGGAGATGCCGGCGAGGTGCAGCGCCGGCTGTTCAAGTTCAAAAACTTCCTCTACAAGACGGTTAAGATATGA
- a CDS encoding molybdopterin molybdotransferase MoeA, whose translation MLSFEEARRTILAHVRPLGTERVPLLDALGRVLAEDAVAPWDMPLWDNAAMDGYAVRAEDCGTIPRSLRVSGFLPAGGGTAGERLEPGCAIRIMTGAPLPDGCDAVMPLEETDNGKRYVTLLRPVKKGQHIRFRGGVVREGGVFAAAGTPVGAPLIGMLASFGMTMAPVWRRPVVALLSSGDELIEPGRTPGPGQIVNSNALALAAAVREAGGIPRMIGIARDNRVSHHTLLAEGLGADMLVTSAGVSAGDRDFVRDVLEELGARQLFWKVAMRPGGPSAFALHGSTPAFCLPGNPLATLITFEEFVRPALLRMQGLRSVLRPLFRAVLRDEFRKKPGILQIVPVHLERDEGRWYASLTTRQGTVIGGDASGAEALAVLPAESGSCDAGDQVEVHLWGNRSDLI comes from the coding sequence ATGCTGTCGTTCGAAGAGGCTCGCAGAACCATACTGGCCCATGTCCGGCCCCTGGGCACGGAGCGGGTCCCGCTGCTGGACGCTCTCGGCCGCGTGCTGGCCGAGGACGCGGTCGCCCCCTGGGACATGCCCCTGTGGGACAATGCGGCCATGGACGGGTATGCGGTGCGCGCAGAGGATTGCGGCACCATTCCCCGCAGCCTGAGGGTGAGCGGGTTTCTTCCCGCCGGGGGCGGCACCGCGGGGGAGCGCCTGGAACCGGGATGCGCGATCAGGATCATGACCGGCGCTCCGCTTCCGGACGGCTGCGATGCCGTGATGCCGCTGGAGGAGACCGACAACGGAAAGCGCTATGTCACGCTGCTGCGGCCGGTCAAGAAGGGGCAGCACATCCGCTTTCGGGGCGGGGTGGTCAGGGAGGGAGGTGTCTTTGCCGCCGCCGGCACGCCTGTCGGAGCACCCCTCATCGGCATGTTGGCCAGCTTCGGCATGACCATGGCTCCGGTGTGGCGGCGGCCGGTTGTGGCCCTGCTCTCCTCGGGAGACGAACTGATCGAGCCGGGCAGGACGCCCGGGCCGGGACAGATCGTCAACAGCAATGCCCTGGCGCTGGCAGCAGCGGTACGGGAGGCGGGCGGAATCCCCCGCATGATCGGCATTGCCCGCGACAACCGGGTGAGCCACCATACTCTGTTGGCCGAGGGGTTGGGGGCGGACATGCTGGTCACCTCGGCCGGTGTCTCGGCCGGGGACCGCGATTTCGTGCGCGATGTGCTGGAGGAACTGGGGGCACGTCAGCTCTTCTGGAAGGTGGCAATGAGGCCCGGTGGGCCAAGCGCCTTTGCCCTGCATGGCTCCACACCGGCCTTCTGCCTGCCGGGCAATCCCCTGGCAACCCTGATCACCTTCGAGGAGTTCGTACGACCGGCACTACTCAGGATGCAGGGTTTGCGGTCGGTTCTGCGTCCGCTGTTCAGGGCCGTACTCCGTGACGAATTTCGCAAAAAGCCGGGCATCCTGCAGATCGTGCCGGTCCACCTGGAGCGCGACGAGGGAAGATGGTACGCCTCCTTGACCACCAGACAGGGGACGGTCATTGGCGGGGATGCAAGCGGCGCCGAGGCACTTGCCGTCCTGCCGGCCGAATCCGGCAGTTGCGACGCAGGAGACCAGGTGGAGGTACACCTCTGGGGAAACCGCTCCGACCTGATCTGA
- a CDS encoding triphosphoribosyl-dephospho-CoA synthase, translated as MSSSHQREVGRLVESLVRGAALELYLTPKPGLVDLADSGSHSDLSLSTMERSIHSIADYLLELFRSLSCGERFEHQVAIAKRAERNMLQARGTNTHRGYLFLSGLLLIAHWHTRSPGERSLRVTITSLADDFFNSYGGKSTHGRQVRQRYRAGGIVREALAGFPSLFVTALPAFRSSMERCSCFRSASFAMLAQLMQAVEDTTTLHRGGPFALSRIRRDGRVLERIISTGGDYVSFLAGLNRIYILKGITMGGVADLLGLSYGYLLFRNEITLADETAHIASGTVCHLDELSPLIRTRPDSAAWFSGSPAAGLQYQVPPNSLYEEAIFEALQAVRCTAW; from the coding sequence ATGAGTTCCTCGCATCAACGAGAGGTTGGGCGGCTGGTTGAATCCCTGGTCAGGGGAGCGGCCCTGGAACTCTACCTGACCCCAAAGCCGGGACTGGTTGACCTGGCCGATTCCGGGTCGCACTCCGACCTGTCGCTCTCCACCATGGAGCGTTCCATACACTCCATTGCTGACTACCTGCTTGAACTGTTCCGCTCCCTGAGCTGCGGGGAGCGTTTCGAGCACCAGGTGGCCATAGCCAAACGGGCCGAACGCAACATGCTCCAGGCGCGGGGAACCAATACCCACCGGGGCTACCTGTTTCTGAGCGGCCTGCTGCTGATCGCCCATTGGCATACCCGCTCCCCGGGTGAACGCTCCCTGCGTGTGACCATCACCTCCCTGGCCGATGATTTTTTCAACAGCTACGGGGGAAAAAGCACACACGGCAGGCAGGTCAGGCAACGCTACCGGGCAGGCGGAATCGTCCGGGAGGCGTTGGCCGGTTTCCCTTCCCTGTTCGTCACGGCCCTGCCCGCCTTCCGATCAAGCATGGAGCGCTGCAGCTGCTTCAGGAGCGCCTCCTTTGCCATGCTGGCGCAACTGATGCAGGCGGTGGAGGACACTACCACGCTGCACCGCGGCGGGCCCTTCGCCCTCTCCCGTATCAGGCGCGACGGCCGGGTGCTGGAGCGGATCATCTCCACGGGGGGGGACTACGTCTCCTTTCTGGCCGGGCTGAACCGTATCTACATTCTGAAGGGGATCACCATGGGTGGTGTTGCCGACCTGCTTGGTCTTTCCTACGGCTACCTGCTGTTTCGCAACGAGATTACCCTGGCCGATGAAACCGCGCATATCGCCAGCGGCACGGTCTGTCATCTTGACGAGTTGTCGCCGCTGATCCGCACCCGCCCGGACAGCGCCGCCTGGTTTTCCGGCTCCCCTGCTGCCGGACTGCAGTATCAGGTGCCGCCCAATTCACTGTATGAAGAGGCCATTTTTGAGGCGCTCCAGGCTGTTCGCTGCACGGCTTGGTAA
- a CDS encoding deoxyribonuclease IV — MPDYLGAHMSIAGGLHRAIDRAMATGCGVLQIFTRNSNQWKEKTLSDADVALFREKFAASGLREVISHDIYLINLASAPGEVRDKSLAAFRDELETCARLGIDRVVMHPGSHLSDSPEAALTRVSQAFDRLFQEVPLFQGRVLLETTAGQGTNLGRNFQELRTIIDGCRYPERFGVCFDTCHTFAAGYDITSEEGYRSTKEEFDQIIGLDRLECFHFNDSRKGLGSRVDRHEHIGQGMLGLNPFRFILNDQRFATTPKILETPKGDNDEMDGINLGLLRGLVT, encoded by the coding sequence ATGCCTGATTATCTTGGCGCCCACATGTCCATAGCAGGCGGCCTGCACCGGGCCATTGACCGCGCCATGGCGACCGGTTGCGGCGTGCTGCAGATCTTTACCCGCAACTCCAATCAGTGGAAGGAAAAGACGCTGAGTGATGCCGATGTGGCCCTGTTCAGGGAGAAATTCGCGGCTTCCGGCCTGCGCGAGGTGATCTCCCACGACATCTACCTGATCAACCTGGCTTCCGCTCCGGGGGAGGTTCGCGACAAGAGCCTGGCGGCCTTCCGGGACGAACTAGAGACCTGTGCCCGACTAGGCATCGACAGGGTGGTCATGCACCCCGGATCGCATCTGTCCGACAGTCCGGAAGCTGCTCTGACGCGGGTGAGCCAGGCCTTCGACCGGCTCTTCCAGGAGGTGCCGCTCTTCCAGGGAAGGGTGCTGCTGGAGACAACCGCCGGCCAGGGGACCAACCTGGGGCGGAACTTTCAGGAGCTGCGGACTATTATCGACGGTTGCCGTTATCCGGAGCGTTTCGGGGTCTGCTTCGACACCTGCCACACCTTCGCCGCCGGCTACGACATCACCAGCGAAGAGGGGTACCGCTCCACCAAGGAAGAATTCGACCAAATCATCGGGCTCGACCGACTGGAATGCTTCCACTTCAACGACTCCAGGAAAGGGCTCGGCTCACGGGTGGACCGCCACGAGCACATAGGCCAGGGCATGCTGGGGCTCAACCCCTTCCGTTTCATCTTGAACGACCAGCGCTTCGCCACGACGCCCAAGATCCTGGAAACCCCCAAGGGGGACAATGACGAGATGGACGGGATCAACCTGGGGCTCCTGCGGGGGCTGGTGACCTGA
- the icd gene encoding NADP-dependent isocitrate dehydrogenase, with protein sequence MNYTYLTVPQGEKISMGSDGKLRVPANPIIPFIEGDGTGPDIWRAAKRVLDAAVARAYGGARKISWMEVFAGEKSFNMFRESMGDRAWLPDETVDAYREFLVGIKGPLTTPIGGGIRSLNVALRQLLDLYVCLRPVRYFQGVPSPVKKPQDVDMVIFRENTEDIYAGIEWMQGTTECEKLKRFLLEEMKVTNIRFPGSVSLGVKPISKEGSQRLVRAAIDYALEQGRRSVTLVHKGNIMKYTEGAFKEWGYQVATEQFRDRVVTERESWIIANQDKNPTMAPEENARLIEPGYDLMTPNQRQRIVDEVQAALGLMATHGNGQWKKLLLIKDSIADIALQQVLTRAKEFDVIATMNLEGDFLSDALAAQVGGIGIAPGANINYLTGHAIFEATHGTAPKYANQDKVNPGSVILSGVMMLEYLGWREAADLVIAAIDRTISQKKVTYDFERLMEGATLVSCSGFADALIGNM encoded by the coding sequence ATGAACTACACCTACCTCACGGTCCCGCAGGGAGAGAAGATCAGCATGGGGAGCGACGGCAAGCTTCGGGTCCCCGCCAACCCCATCATCCCGTTCATCGAGGGAGACGGCACCGGCCCCGACATCTGGCGGGCGGCGAAGAGGGTGTTGGACGCCGCCGTTGCCAGGGCCTATGGCGGAGCACGGAAGATCAGCTGGATGGAGGTCTTTGCCGGCGAGAAGTCCTTCAACATGTTCAGGGAGAGCATGGGAGACCGGGCCTGGCTGCCGGACGAGACCGTGGATGCCTACCGCGAGTTCCTGGTGGGCATCAAGGGGCCCCTGACCACCCCCATCGGCGGCGGCATCCGCTCGCTGAACGTGGCTTTGCGCCAGCTTTTGGACCTGTACGTCTGCCTGCGGCCGGTGCGCTACTTCCAGGGGGTGCCGTCGCCGGTGAAGAAACCCCAGGACGTGGACATGGTTATTTTCCGGGAGAACACGGAGGACATCTACGCCGGTATCGAGTGGATGCAGGGCACAACCGAGTGCGAAAAACTCAAGAGATTCCTGCTGGAGGAGATGAAGGTCACCAATATCCGCTTCCCGGGCAGCGTCTCCCTGGGGGTCAAGCCGATTTCAAAGGAGGGGTCCCAGCGCCTGGTCAGGGCCGCCATCGATTATGCCCTGGAGCAGGGACGGCGCTCGGTCACCCTGGTGCACAAGGGGAACATCATGAAGTACACCGAGGGGGCCTTCAAGGAGTGGGGCTACCAGGTGGCTACCGAACAGTTCCGCGACCGGGTGGTCACCGAACGGGAGAGCTGGATCATCGCCAACCAGGACAAGAACCCCACCATGGCGCCGGAGGAGAACGCCCGGCTGATCGAACCGGGCTATGACCTGATGACGCCCAACCAGCGCCAAAGGATCGTTGACGAGGTGCAGGCCGCCCTGGGGCTGATGGCGACCCACGGCAACGGCCAGTGGAAGAAACTCCTGCTTATCAAAGACTCCATCGCCGATATCGCCCTGCAGCAGGTACTGACCCGCGCCAAAGAGTTCGACGTCATCGCCACCATGAATCTGGAGGGGGACTTCCTCTCCGACGCCCTGGCAGCCCAGGTGGGCGGCATCGGCATCGCTCCGGGTGCCAACATCAACTACCTGACCGGCCACGCCATCTTCGAGGCCACCCACGGCACGGCGCCCAAGTACGCCAACCAGGACAAGGTCAACCCCGGTTCGGTGATCCTCTCCGGCGTGATGATGCTGGAGTACCTGGGATGGCGGGAGGCTGCCGACCTGGTCATCGCCGCCATCGACAGGACCATCTCCCAGAAGAAGGTCACCTACGACTTCGAGCGTCTGATGGAGGGGGCCACCCTGGTGAGCTGCTCCGGCTTCGCCGACGCTCTGATCGGGAATATGTGA
- a CDS encoding toxin-antitoxin system HicB family antitoxin, which yields MHYPQRKVALLQKKAPPAQPSFQNREPSTIVAAVRVYKAFNCWITAQVDMGREIPALPHYDEESKPVKFVQRLLRSLHASIQARAKAEGVSINTLVLALIAEGLGRREGAPPGQPAKKN from the coding sequence GTGCACTATCCCCAAAGAAAGGTGGCTCTTCTGCAGAAGAAAGCCCCCCCGGCACAGCCAAGCTTTCAAAACCGTGAACCGTCAACAATTGTCGCAGCGGTGAGAGTTTACAAGGCTTTCAACTGCTGGATTACCGCCCAGGTGGACATGGGGCGGGAGATACCGGCCCTGCCCCATTACGACGAAGAGAGCAAGCCGGTCAAATTTGTACAGCGCCTTCTCCGTTCGCTGCATGCTTCGATCCAGGCTCGGGCCAAGGCCGAAGGGGTAAGCATCAACACCCTGGTGCTTGCCCTTATCGCCGAAGGCCTGGGACGGCGTGAAGGCGCTCCCCCGGGTCAGCCCGCGAAAAAGAATTGA
- a CDS encoding site-specific integrase, with product MFNYARVKYPVSVPSNPLAVLRFGKHMRRIEAREDRLEGDDFRAFYVGIQAFNEILLDCYLVCLYQGMRSEETAGLRWEHVDLEKRVIFIPDTNEADQKN from the coding sequence GTGTTCAACTACGCCCGGGTGAAGTACCCGGTGTCCGTACCGTCCAATCCGCTTGCGGTGCTGCGCTTCGGCAAGCACATGCGCCGGATCGAGGCGCGGGAGGACCGCCTTGAAGGGGATGACTTCAGGGCCTTCTATGTGGGGATCCAGGCGTTCAATGAGATCCTGCTCGACTGCTACCTGGTCTGCCTGTACCAGGGCATGAGGAGCGAAGAAACGGCGGGGCTCCGCTGGGAGCACGTGGACCTTGAGAAGCGGGTAATATTCATCCCGGATACCAATGAGGCTGATCAGAAAAATTGA
- a CDS encoding IS481 family transposase: protein MKKNVVPKQRWARFRLQVIGPLLASPAASGELQGKIRELSERVYRHPLLPEKSIRLGFSTLERWYYQAKDAADPIAALSRKARSDAGCQIALSEALLSALEVQYARYPRWTVQLHYDNLAAEVAQKPQMGALPSYQSVLRRMREKGWQKRREPANPTEGQRRAVRRRESREIRGYEASHVHALWHLDFHQGSLKVLDEEGGWQTPLVCAVLDDRSRLCCHLQWYLAESAQNLAHALTQAMLKRGLPRALMTDNGSAMLAEETREGLARLGVSHDTTLPYSPYMNGKQEVFWAQLEGRLMELLRGVSPLRLEFLNRTTQAWVEQDYHRRTHSEIGCAPIERLLAGPEVSRSAPDMDSLNLAFTRQVTRTQRKSDATVTVEGVRFEVPSRFRHLPRLTLRHAGWDVSRMVLVDPDSCNPLARLLPQDKEKNASGQRRTLEPVAAQSAQANASPEEMPALLRKWLADYAATGLPPAYLAVKEGPDER, encoded by the coding sequence ATGAAGAAGAATGTAGTCCCGAAGCAGCGCTGGGCCAGGTTTCGGCTGCAGGTGATCGGACCGCTATTGGCGAGCCCTGCCGCGAGCGGGGAGTTGCAGGGAAAGATCCGGGAATTGAGCGAGAGGGTGTACCGGCATCCCCTGCTCCCGGAGAAGTCTATACGACTTGGTTTTTCCACGCTCGAACGCTGGTACTACCAGGCGAAGGACGCCGCGGACCCGATCGCTGCGCTGAGTCGCAAGGCGCGTTCGGACGCCGGGTGTCAGATTGCGCTGTCCGAGGCGCTCTTGAGCGCCCTGGAAGTGCAGTATGCCAGGTATCCTCGCTGGACGGTGCAACTGCACTACGACAACCTCGCCGCCGAAGTGGCCCAAAAGCCCCAGATGGGAGCCTTGCCGAGCTACCAGAGCGTGCTTCGCCGAATGCGGGAGAAGGGGTGGCAGAAAAGGCGCGAGCCCGCGAACCCGACCGAAGGACAACGCCGCGCCGTCCGGCGCCGCGAAAGCCGTGAGATTCGCGGCTATGAGGCGAGCCACGTGCACGCCCTGTGGCACCTCGACTTCCACCAGGGAAGCCTCAAGGTGCTGGACGAGGAGGGGGGCTGGCAGACGCCCCTGGTGTGCGCGGTTCTGGACGACCGGAGCAGGCTCTGCTGCCATCTGCAGTGGTATCTGGCGGAAAGCGCCCAGAACCTCGCGCATGCTCTCACGCAGGCGATGCTGAAACGTGGGCTTCCCAGGGCTCTGATGACCGATAATGGAAGCGCGATGCTGGCGGAGGAAACCCGGGAGGGGCTGGCCCGACTCGGGGTGAGCCACGACACAACCCTTCCTTACTCGCCCTATATGAACGGGAAACAGGAGGTGTTCTGGGCGCAGCTTGAGGGACGTCTCATGGAGCTTTTGCGCGGGGTGAGCCCCTTGCGGCTGGAGTTCCTCAACCGCACCACCCAGGCGTGGGTCGAACAGGACTATCACCGCCGTACCCACAGCGAGATCGGCTGCGCTCCGATCGAGCGCCTGCTCGCCGGACCGGAGGTCTCCCGCTCGGCTCCCGACATGGACTCCTTGAATCTCGCCTTCACCCGCCAGGTTACGCGCACCCAGCGCAAAAGCGATGCAACCGTGACGGTCGAGGGGGTGCGCTTCGAGGTCCCGTCGCGGTTCAGGCATCTCCCCCGCCTGACGTTACGCCATGCCGGTTGGGACGTAAGCCGGATGGTTCTAGTGGATCCCGACAGCTGCAATCCCTTGGCCCGGCTGCTCCCCCAGGACAAGGAGAAAAACGCCTCCGGTCAGCGCCGCACTCTGGAACCGGTTGCGGCGCAGTCGGCCCAGGCGAACGCCTCACCCGAGGAGATGCCCGCACTGCTTCGCAAGTGGCTGGCGGATTACGCCGCCACCGGGCTTCCACCGGCCTATCTTGCCGTGAAGGAGGGTCCCGATGAACGATAA